A part of Jiangella alba genomic DNA contains:
- the rpmA gene encoding 50S ribosomal protein L27, translated as MAHKKGASSSKNGRDSNAQRLGVKRFGGQLVNAGEIIVRQRGTHFHPGDNVGRGKDDTLFATSAGAVEFGVKRGRKVVNIVVPAGE; from the coding sequence ATGGCTCACAAGAAGGGCGCCTCGTCCAGCAAGAACGGGCGCGACTCCAACGCTCAGCGGCTCGGTGTGAAGCGCTTCGGCGGCCAGCTGGTCAACGCCGGCGAGATCATCGTCCGCCAGCGTGGCACCCACTTCCACCCGGGCGACAACGTCGGCCGGGGCAAGGACGACACCCTGTTCGCCACCTCCGCCGGCGCCGTCGAGTTCGGCGTCAAGCGTGGCCGCAAGGTCGTCAACATCGTCGTGCCGGCGGGGGAGTGA
- the rplU gene encoding 50S ribosomal protein L21, with amino-acid sequence MYAIVRSGGNQRKVSVGDVIDVDRLDNAEVGATVTLPAVLLVDGETVTTDATKLAGVSVTAEIVGATKGPKIHILRYKNKTGYRRRQGHRQKYTQVKVTGIETK; translated from the coding sequence GTGTACGCGATCGTCCGCAGCGGCGGTAACCAGAGAAAGGTCTCCGTCGGAGACGTCATCGACGTCGATCGGCTCGACAACGCCGAGGTCGGCGCCACCGTCACGCTGCCGGCGGTCCTGCTCGTCGACGGCGAGACCGTGACCACCGACGCCACGAAGCTGGCCGGTGTGTCGGTCACGGCCGAGATCGTCGGTGCCACCAAGGGCCCGAAGATCCACATCCTCCGGTACAAGAACAAGACCGGGTACCGGCGGCGCCAGGGGCACCGCCAGAAGTACACCCAGGTCAAGGTCACCGGCATCGAGACGAAGTAG